In Leucoraja erinacea ecotype New England unplaced genomic scaffold, Leri_hhj_1 Leri_189S, whole genome shotgun sequence, a genomic segment contains:
- the sdr39u1 gene encoding LOW QUALITY PROTEIN: epimerase family protein SDR39U1 (The sequence of the model RefSeq protein was modified relative to this genomic sequence to represent the inferred CDS: inserted 1 base in 1 codon; substituted 1 base at 1 genomic stop codon): protein MKVLIGGGSGFVGSALSRLLRSKGHEVEFVSRRPGAGVTWTHVASRGLPPCDAVVNVAGANVLNPLRRWSRSFQQEVVSSRVETTRTLSKAIALCPHPPRSWVLLTGVGYYRPSLREEYHEGSVGGDFDFFSRLVGDWESAARLPEGIGRLVRQVVVRAGVVLGRDGGVLPPMLLPFWMGFCGXGSGLQPFPWIHVEDLAGILLHALEGVRREGEXEEGGECKGKGGKLGGVEGVLNGVAPSRCTQGEFAEALAGSLGRGARLRVPAALVQAALWPERALLLLQGQWVEPRRTLDSGYRYRFPRPQAAIDNLLH, encoded by the exons ATGAAGGTTCTGAtcg GCGGAGGCTCCGGCTTCGTTGGCTCCGCCCTTAGCCGCCTCCTGAGGAGCAAAGGTCACGAGGTGGAGTTCGTCTCCCGGAGACCGGGGGCCGGGGTCACCTGG ACACACGTGGCCTCCCGTGGCCTGCCCCCCTGTGATGCCGTGGTGAATGTGGCTGGAGCCAATGTCCTCAACCCACTGCGGAG GTGGAGCCGCTCCTTCCAGCAGGAGGTGGTGTCGAGCCGAGTGGAGACGACGAGGACCCTGAGCAAGGCCATCGctctctgcccccaccccccccgcagcTGGGTGCTGCTAACCGGCGTGG gCTACTACCGGCCCAGCCTGCGGGAGGAGTACCACGAGGGGAGTGTTGGCGGTGACTTTGACTTCTTCTCGCGGTTGGTGGGTGACTGGGAGTCAGCGGCCCGACTGCCCGAGGGAATAGGTCGGCTCGTGAGGCAGGTGGTGGTCCGTGCAG GAGTGGTcctggggagagatgggggagtgcTGCCTCCGATGCTGCTGCCGTTTTGGATGGGATTTTGTG GGGGCTCCGGACTCCAGCCCTTCCCCTGGATCCACGTGGAAGACCTGGCTGGGATCTTGCTGCATGCACTGGAGGGGGtgcggagggagggggagtgagaggaggggggagagtgcaaggggaagggggggaaattGGGAGGAGTGGAAGGGGTGCTGAACGGCGttgccccatctcgctgcacccaGGGGGAGTTTGCGGAGGCACTGGCGGGGAGCCTGGGGCGTGGAGCCCGGCTGCGGGTGCCGGCTGCATTGGTGCAGGCTGCACTGTGGCCAGAGCGGGCATTGCTGCTGCTGCAGGGCCAGTGGGTGGAACCTCGCCGTACACTAGACAGTGGCTACCGGTACCGATTTCCCCGGCCACAGGCGGCCATCGACAACCTCCTCCACTGA